GTTTGTTTTATCCACCCGAAAGGAAACGAAGAGTTTCCACTTTGTAGTGAAGGGGTTCTTGTTGAATTAGTGCAAGCACCTGAGGATGTGATCAAAGCACTCGGTTAAACATTAGAATTTTTGCAAACGGTTGGTATCATAACCAATCGTTTGTGCATACAAAATATATTCAGTTTCGATTGATTGCGAAATTGTTTTCTCCCTGGAAAAGACCCACAAAAAATTTGATTCTGGGCCACCTATAAGGGCTGATTGGTATCCTTGGCGGTCAATTTTAAGAATCAAATAATCACCAAAAAAAATTGGGTATAAAAAACTAACCTTCAATTTTCCGAAATTTGGATCTGGTAATAGGGCAATCCCTTCAATCGTAGTTGGGCCATTTGAGGATATTCCTTGGTTTTTCACTCGGATATTTCCATCTTCCCGCAGTGAGTATTCTGCTGAGACATTGGTGAGTCCGGATTGGAATGGATTGTCAATGCGTTTGATCTCAATCCATGTTCCCAAAAATCGATTCCAATCTATATTTTTTTCTGCATAGGCATCAAATCGAGAGGGGGATAGGTAAGATCCTAAACTAACAGAAATTAGTGGGAGAGAGGGGTTTTCCAAATTAGAAGAGTTCTTTTCATTTGGAAAAAAAGACGGAGAACATTGGAAGAATGTTATGACTAAAGTATAGAAACACAATTGTTTCCATTTTTGATTGATTGGTAAAATCCCTTCCATCTCCATTTAGAGTGGAAGAGATATGGGCTTTGTTAAAAAAAATTATTGATTTAGTATTATTTTTTTATGCAAAAAACGCCAATGAAGGTAAGCAAAACAAGCTAAAATGGTTGTGATGAGAAACTGTGTTAGATGGACAACGGTTGCATACACAAGTCCTTCGCCTGGGTCCCTTCCTAAAATGATAAAACCTGAAATGATTGCCGCGTGAAATACTCCGATCCCAGAAGGAGCAGAGGGGATTGCCACTCCCATTCCCCCTAAAAACATAAAAAGTAAGGCTTCAGGAAACCGTATCGGCATACCGATGAGCATACCAGCTAAGTAATAAGAGATCGCATAACCAAAAATCCATGTTGGAAGTGAATAGGCCAAAGGTTTGATCAGTTTGTCACCTTGCAAAAATTCTGAAAACTCAACAAGGTGGTGGTCTAGTTTTGTTTCATAAAAGGATTGTTTCCCAATCAGAGAAAAACATTTGCATAAGAGTTTTTGTAGATTGATTAGGAAGTATTTGACTAAAATCAATCCAACTAACATAGCCAAGATAACGAGTACCGATATGAGTAATAGGCTAAGGTTTTTTGATTGGCCAAGTCCCATATAAAAAAGAGCACCCGCACCAATGACCACAACGGCCCCCAAATCCATCACTTTCTCTAAAAAAATTCGACTTAAGAGATGAGTGAGAGGTAAATCCGAATCACGTTTGTTCATAAGTAGTCTTACCAAATCCCCACCGCGAGCTGGTAATACCATATTCAATCCAACTCCAATGATTGCAGTAGTGAAGGATTGAGTGAAGGTGATTTTTTCTTCTAAAAGATGGAACCAACGAATCGAAAATGGAATGAAGGCCCAAAGGTTGGAAAGGATGAGGAGTGGGAAAATCCACCAATTGACTTTCCCTTCTAACCGTTTGAATTCACTGATATCAAAGTTTTTTTGTAAAAAATAAATGGCAATGCCCGAAACGATGATTCCAAAAATTAATTTTCTCATTTTGTAATTACCCCGGTGGCCATTGTAAATGCCTTCCACCTAATAGATGGAAGTGGAGGTGTCCAACCGTTTGGCCACCATAACTTCCACAGTTATTGACAAGACGGTATCCCTTTTCATGGATTCCATTTTTTTCGGCAAGTTTTGGAATCACTTGGAAGATTTCATTAGTCACCTTTGGATCCAATGATGCAATGTCATTCATACTATTGATATGAACTTTGGGAATGATGAGTAAATGAATCGGAGCTTGGGGAGTGATGTCGTGAAATACAAAGATAGAATCGGATTCATATTCTTTTTTGGCAGGGATTTCACCCTTAATGATTTTACAAAAAATACAGTTTTCCATCTTAATTTTTCTCCTTTGCGAATACTAGAGACGCTGCACCTAACGTACCCGATAAATTGCCACCAGGTCCTAATTGTAATCTATCATTTAACACAGGGAAGATGGTGGAGCGGATTTCTGTTTCCAATGCACTTCCAAAAATTTCATAAGACTTGGTAATACCACCCACAAAAACTACCGCTTCTGGATTGAGTAGATGGACTGCTCCGCGAACTGCGTGCGCAAGTGCCTTGGTTCCAAATTCTAAAATATCCTTTGCTACTAAGTCACCATTTTTGACCAAATTGAAAAAAACTTCTGCATTGGTGAGTTTCGTATTTGTTTTTTCAAAATATCGATTGAGTAAACCGATTGTGGAAAAATAACTTTCAACACAACCGTTCACTCCACATCCACATAAAGCTCCACCAATGACGGATGTGGTATGGCCAATTTCAATTCCATTGCCTAAATACCCTGAATACAATTTGCCCTTGGAAACAAATCCTCCACCAATTCCCGTACCTAAGGTTAGGATCAGTTGGGACTCACAATCTTTGTAATTACCAAAAATTGCTTCTCCTAATGCTGCACAGTTTGCATCATTTTCGTAGAATACGGGGAGAGAAAACTTAGCTTCTAAGGATGATTTGATGGGTAGGTTATTAAGGCCAATCATATTGGCACTTTTCAGTAAAACACCTGTTTCATTATTCAGTGGGCCAGGGGAACCAACACCGATTCCTATACTTTCTTTTGCCAAAGGTTCGATGGCTTCGTTTAAAACAGATAAAAAGGAATCATTGTCTAAGTGCTCAGGTGTTTTTTTGTGATTAGACTTCAGTTCTTCCCCTTTTTCATTAAAGAGGGAAACTCGGATACTCCCACCACCAATATCAACACCAATTGCCTGTTTCAAAACTTCACTCGCCCTTGATCACTTGTTCGAACCTTCCGTTTTTCATTTCATAAACGGTTTGGGCATCAAAAGCAAGTTTCATATCATGTGTGACAAGTATGATCGAATGATTTCGTTTATTGTATTCATTGAGTAATAATTGGACTAAATAACTATTTTCCGGATCCAAATCTCCAGATGGTTCGTCCGCAAAGAGGATCGCAGGATCGTTGATGAGAGAACGTGCAATGGCCGCCTTTTGGATTTGGCCACCTGACAAAGTCCTAGGCAATGAATTTTGGATGTCACCTAATTTTAGGTGTTCGATGAGGTAATCACATTTACGGATGTAATCATCATTCGAAAATTTTTTAGTAAACAAAGCAGGGAGTAGGATATTTTCTTTGATCGTTAAGTTTCCAACTAACTCTGAAAATTGAAACACAAGTCCCAAATCACGTGCTCTAATTTCCGCTAGTTCCTGTTTGGAAATTTGAGAGAGTTTGATTTGGTCGTACAAAATGTCCCCTTCCGTCGGAGACAACATTCCCGTTAACATAGAAAGTAGAGTGGTTTTTCCAGAACCAGATGGACCGATGATGGCCACATAATCTCCTTGGTTCACATCGAAACTGACCGAACTTACGGCTTCTTCGTTTCCAAACCGTTTGGTGAGATTGTGAACACGGAGTAACATTATTTTTGCCTCCGTATGGACTGGTAAGGATCAATGAAGGTACTGATGCCAACAGTGGGAAAGGAGACAAGGATTCCTAAAAAGAGAAAAAGCACCAAACAAGTGAAAATGGATTTAACTTCTGCAAAAAGACCAAAGTCGGGAGGTGGGGAAAGAAGTCCTAAATTCAGGATGACCGCCAGTAGGAAACTTGGTAAAAATAGGAAAAATAAGGACAAAGAATGGAGTAGGATACAGCCAAAACGATTGCCTCCGACAGCCATCATCACACCGATATCACCGAGGGAATGAAGGCAATGGAAGAAAAATAAAGTCATGAGTGCAAAGCTAGTAGCGTAAAAAAGAATCTGAGGAGACTTGTCAAAGGAAACGATACTAGTAAGAGACACTCCCGCATACAAATGGAAGTGGATCCTGACTGCTAGGACGAGGAAAGTAAAAACAAGAGTTCCTACAAGGCCATAGGCCAAGGAATAGAGACGATCTCTGACGAGAAGTCGAAGAGCAAACGAAATGTAGGTGAGTTGTATCACTTCCAGGACAGAATTGGCGTAAGACTCTTTTTTACCAACCAAAATAGGAAAATAGGAAGTATTCGAAATTGGCATTTTTTATCTTTGTAGGAGCCGCAGTGATTTTACTTGGGTTTCTTTTGACCTTTGTCATTGGACAGAGGCGAGATAGTTATGCAAAAGCCTTAAGCCTTGCCACTTTAGGGAATTTTCTAGATGCAAGGGCCCTTGTTAGGGAAAAACTAGAAGAAGACCACCAAAATCCCTACGGTCATTACGTGATGGCAAAAATTTATGCCATGGAGAATGACCCACTCAACGAAGCAAAACACCTCGAAATCATCAAAAAAAATAACCGTTACACCAAGGAAATTGATCCTGTCACGGTTTCCAACCGGATTGCTGAGATTTATTATAACAAAGATTTTTTTGAAGAAGCGTTTTTCCATTACCTAGACACACTCCAGGTGGACAGATCCAATCCGATCGCTTGTATTCGTTTAGGTTTTATGGCACTTGGACAAAAAGAATTCAAAATTGCTGAGCATTTTTTTGCAAGGATCCCCGAAGAGAAGGTCAACCTCACATCGTATTATATTGCCAAAGGTGTGATCTCTGGTGTGACCGGGGGTGGAAAAGAAAGAGAATACTTTGAAAAAGCGTATAAAATTGAAAAAACTCCAGTTTCAGGATTTTTATACGCTCTATCACTTTCGAGGGAAAACAAACACAAAGATGCAGTCAAAACTGCCATCGCCATCAGCGAACAAATTGAAGATGAATTTGTGAGATTCACATTATTCCAATTTCTGATGACTGAAGCCATTCTCATGCAAAATTTTCCAGAAGCTTTAAAGTATGGGAGGTTATGTCTGGAAATGGCAAAACTCAATGCTTGGCAAAGCGAAATTATAGAGTGTAGCATACATTTTGCGATGATCACAACATACATGGGTCGGTATGAAGATGGAGCTGAATACTTAATTGAAGCTGAAGCAGAACGAATGGATGATCCCGATGTGATTGCATTAGCAAATTTAAAATACCGATTAGAACGAGGAACAGGAACGGTTGAATCCTTAACTCATGAATATGACCTAACACGTGAATTGAATTTATTATCTGTGAATCTATTTCCTAACTCTCGTTATTTTGAGTTAAGTGGGATGCGTTCCTCCAAACCTTTTAATATCAAAGGGATGGTGGATGAAAATGGAAAAAAACTTACATCCAAATTGGATATGTTGGGTCTCGATAAATTTGAAAAATTCATTGGTTTGCCAGGAACCAATTTTAAAAACCAAGCCACTCGGATGGTGATGAGTCTTGGTTACCGAGTCACTAAAGAAATTGCAAACCCCGAAGCTGATGGAGTCAATTTACTTGCTTCTTCCAAAGAAGATGTGAACAAACGAGCTCTCTTCCGAGTTCGTAAGTGGAAGGATGCAAAGGTTTCCGATGTTTTTTTAAGAGAGATGACAAACCAAATGGAAGAGATGGGTGCAACCAAAGGGTATGTGATTGGGAATTTTGATGTGACAGAAGCTGGTAAAAAAATCATCGCAGCTAGTAATGGAGCACTTGAGATGTATTCGGGGGATATGTTTGAGGATCTTCTCAACAAGACAATGTAATGTGGTCACTTTTCCCCAAACAAATCTATTTATTGTATATAAACTTCTTACTCGTCATATTTTTTTCCTCTTGTATTAGTAAAAACACCTCTAGTAAAACACAAAATTCACAATCACGAAATATTGGAATCCTTAGCTGTCCTTTTCCTGTCAAACAAGGGATTGTGTATGGAAAAGGAATTTCTCAATTTGATACAACTCTGATATTATATATAACAAAACAATTGTTACTTGATTTGTGTGAGGGGCATTTTTCCCATCTTTTAGAGTTTGTTGATTCGAAAACAGGTTTATTTGTTGATGCCAAAGGGTATTGGTCCAAACAAGAAGTGGCTTTGGACTTAAAGGATCCAAATGGTTATTTTTCTTTGTATTATTTTGATCAGAAAAAACTAGACCTAAAAAAAGGAAACCAAGGGAATCTTACCATCCGAGATGTATTTTACCAAGCGGGCCTTGTGGTAATTGATGTTTACATCGGATCAAAAGAAGAGGTAGAACTCAAATTCCGTTTTGATTCAAATCCCAAACTAGAACGTTATTTGATCAACCCAAGTTTCATCAAAATAGGAAACAATTGGTACTTACATAGAATGTTTTGATCTATTTGGTCCCAGTGATCACTTGTTTTACGATATCGGATGCCGACAAACCAGGGTTTGTTTTTTTCGCATCGGTCACTTGTTTGGTTGCTGTTTTTTCATCAAAACCAAGTTGGATGAGGGCAAGCGTTGCTAAATCTGTTTCTCGGTCTACGATACTAAATTCAGGGGTTCCTTCATTTAAAAACATCTCAAATTTTTTTAGATTTTGTTTGATTTCGAATAAAATCTTTTCAGAAGTTTTCCCTTTTACTTTTGGAATTTTTTCCAAAGTTTTTTTGTCATCGGCTTTTGCGATTTGGTAAAGGTCATCTGCTTGGAAAAAAGATAATATTTTTAATGCGGTAAGTTCTCCAATCCCGTGTAAGGATTTAATGAGTTCAAATAATTCGCGGTCTTTTTTTGAGGAAAATCCAAATAACCTTTGTCCACGGTCTGTGATGGAATGGAAGGTATGTAAAAAAATTTCAGAAGAAATTTTATCCTTACATTCTAAGTGCAGAGGAAAAGGGATCATTACTTCATAACCCACACCAGACACTTCCACCACCAAACGATCAATTTCTAATTGGAGTAATTTTCCACGTAAACTTGCGATCATAAGCCTCTTCTCCTTTCCCATTGTATGGACGGAAGAATTATGACTACTCTTCTTTTTTCTGTCGAATCCGTTCAAGGTTTTAAATACAGAGAAAAGGTTGCTTGAAATTTGTTTAAAACATACTAAAACCTTTGTTGTGAAACGAATCCGAAAATCTAAAATTCCCTCTCTTGCGCAGTATTTGACATTGGCGGATTTGTTTAAAAACCTCCCTCATTCCGTATTACGCGAAATGATGGCACATACAGTTCGTGAATTTTTAAAAGGGGGAGAGATTCTCTTTTTGGAACATTCAGATGGAAACGATCTGTACATTTTGGCTGCAGGAAAACTTCGTTACGAAAAACGAAGTGCCGATGGCAGTATCCGAGATCTAGGTGAATTCAAACGTCTCGATATCATTGGAGAGTTGAGTTTATTTACGGGAGAAAAACGATCTGCCACAGTGAAGGCAGTGAGAGACTCT
This sequence is a window from Leptospira ellinghausenii. Protein-coding genes within it:
- a CDS encoding ABC transporter ATP-binding protein; the encoded protein is MLLRVHNLTKRFGNEEAVSSVSFDVNQGDYVAIIGPSGSGKTTLLSMLTGMLSPTEGDILYDQIKLSQISKQELAEIRARDLGLVFQFSELVGNLTIKENILLPALFTKKFSNDDYIRKCDYLIEHLKLGDIQNSLPRTLSGGQIQKAAIARSLINDPAILFADEPSGDLDPENSYLVQLLLNEYNKRNHSIILVTHDMKLAFDAQTVYEMKNGRFEQVIKGE
- a CDS encoding ROK family protein, which produces MKQAIGVDIGGGSIRVSLFNEKGEELKSNHKKTPEHLDNDSFLSVLNEAIEPLAKESIGIGVGSPGPLNNETGVLLKSANMIGLNNLPIKSSLEAKFSLPVFYENDANCAALGEAIFGNYKDCESQLILTLGTGIGGGFVSKGKLYSGYLGNGIEIGHTTSVIGGALCGCGVNGCVESYFSTIGLLNRYFEKTNTKLTNAEVFFNLVKNGDLVAKDILEFGTKALAHAVRGAVHLLNPEAVVFVGGITKSYEIFGSALETEIRSTIFPVLNDRLQLGPGGNLSGTLGAASLVFAKEKN
- a CDS encoding histidine triad nucleotide-binding protein; this encodes MENCIFCKIIKGEIPAKKEYESDSIFVFHDITPQAPIHLLIIPKVHINSMNDIASLDPKVTNEIFQVIPKLAEKNGIHEKGYRLVNNCGSYGGQTVGHLHFHLLGGRHLQWPPG
- a CDS encoding restriction endonuclease; translation: MAFFIFVGAAVILLGFLLTFVIGQRRDSYAKALSLATLGNFLDARALVREKLEEDHQNPYGHYVMAKIYAMENDPLNEAKHLEIIKKNNRYTKEIDPVTVSNRIAEIYYNKDFFEEAFFHYLDTLQVDRSNPIACIRLGFMALGQKEFKIAEHFFARIPEEKVNLTSYYIAKGVISGVTGGGKEREYFEKAYKIEKTPVSGFLYALSLSRENKHKDAVKTAIAISEQIEDEFVRFTLFQFLMTEAILMQNFPEALKYGRLCLEMAKLNAWQSEIIECSIHFAMITTYMGRYEDGAEYLIEAEAERMDDPDVIALANLKYRLERGTGTVESLTHEYDLTRELNLLSVNLFPNSRYFELSGMRSSKPFNIKGMVDENGKKLTSKLDMLGLDKFEKFIGLPGTNFKNQATRMVMSLGYRVTKEIANPEADGVNLLASSKEDVNKRALFRVRKWKDAKVSDVFLREMTNQMEEMGATKGYVIGNFDVTEAGKKIIAASNGALEMYSGDMFEDLLNKTM
- a CDS encoding lipocalin family protein, whose translation is MEGILPINQKWKQLCFYTLVITFFQCSPSFFPNEKNSSNLENPSLPLISVSLGSYLSPSRFDAYAEKNIDWNRFLGTWIEIKRIDNPFQSGLTNVSAEYSLREDGNIRVKNQGISSNGPTTIEGIALLPDPNFGKLKVSFLYPIFFGDYLILKIDRQGYQSALIGGPESNFLWVFSREKTISQSIETEYILYAQTIGYDTNRLQKF
- a CDS encoding ABC transporter permease, yielding MPISNTSYFPILVGKKESYANSVLEVIQLTYISFALRLLVRDRLYSLAYGLVGTLVFTFLVLAVRIHFHLYAGVSLTSIVSFDKSPQILFYATSFALMTLFFFHCLHSLGDIGVMMAVGGNRFGCILLHSLSLFFLFLPSFLLAVILNLGLLSPPPDFGLFAEVKSIFTCLVLFLFLGILVSFPTVGISTFIDPYQSIRRQK
- the ruvA gene encoding Holliday junction branch migration protein RuvA, with the protein product MIASLRGKLLQLEIDRLVVEVSGVGYEVMIPFPLHLECKDKISSEIFLHTFHSITDRGQRLFGFSSKKDRELFELIKSLHGIGELTALKILSFFQADDLYQIAKADDKKTLEKIPKVKGKTSEKILFEIKQNLKKFEMFLNEGTPEFSIVDRETDLATLALIQLGFDEKTATKQVTDAKKTNPGLSASDIVKQVITGTK
- a CDS encoding lysylphosphatidylglycerol synthase transmembrane domain-containing protein, with translation MRKLIFGIIVSGIAIYFLQKNFDISEFKRLEGKVNWWIFPLLILSNLWAFIPFSIRWFHLLEEKITFTQSFTTAIIGVGLNMVLPARGGDLVRLLMNKRDSDLPLTHLLSRIFLEKVMDLGAVVVIGAGALFYMGLGQSKNLSLLLISVLVILAMLVGLILVKYFLINLQKLLCKCFSLIGKQSFYETKLDHHLVEFSEFLQGDKLIKPLAYSLPTWIFGYAISYYLAGMLIGMPIRFPEALLFMFLGGMGVAIPSAPSGIGVFHAAIISGFIILGRDPGEGLVYATVVHLTQFLITTILACFAYLHWRFLHKKIILNQ